The following proteins come from a genomic window of Malus sylvestris chromosome 4, drMalSylv7.2, whole genome shotgun sequence:
- the LOC126619876 gene encoding kinesin-like protein KIN-UA has product MAASGGYNYRDGGQRGALRVDRPLSVNSNPKSSVKSKSLPGSGPRRNSTGSTGGGGGSAGAAAAKNDNTGVLGRVRVAVRLRPHNDEEMVADADFADCVELQPELKRLKLRKNNWDTDTYEFDEVLTEFASQKRVYEVVAKPVVESVLDGYNGTVMAYGQTGTGKTYTLGRLGEEDTAARGIMVRAMEDILADVSLESDSLSVSYLQLYMETIQDLLDPANDNISIVEDPKTGDVSVPGASLVEIRDQQSFVELLRLGEAHRFATNTKLNTESSRSHAILMVNVKKSVKGRDSALSSQNGNNSHVVKSLKAPVVRKSKLVVVDLAGSERIDKSGSEGHTLEEAKSINLSLSALGKCINALAENSSHVPVRDSKLTRLLRDSFGGTARTSLVITIGPSPRHRGETASTIMFGQRAMKVENMLKLKEEFDYKSLARRLDIQLDKIIAEHERQQKVFEDEMERISIQAQNRISDVERNYADALEKERLKYQKDYMESIKKLEEQLVITQKKHGSEKITNGHEDNGSNVTSSKESCRLHVEEIDDLTKLLQKETMLRKAAEEEVQNLKSQLTQWKRSEAAGNSEILKLRKMLEDEEHQKEKLEGEIARLHSQLLQLSFEADETSQQLDRSGPGKIGGLESLMTQVRQPQLKDSGNGEKASIAKLFEQVGLHKILSLLEAEDNDVRIHAVKVVANLAAEETNQERIVEAGGLTSLLMLLENSEDETIHRVAAGAIANLAMNETNQELIMTQGGISLLSMTAAHGKDPQTLRMVAGAIANLCGNDKLQNKLRGEGGIKALLGMVRCGHPDVLAQVARGIANFAKCESRASTQGTKTGKSLLIEDGALAWIVQNASNDASPIKRHIELALCHLAQHEVNAKDMITSGALWELVRISRDCSHEDIRNLAYRTLTSSPTFQAELRRLRIDN; this is encoded by the exons ATGGCGGCGTCGGGCGGGTATAATTACCGAGATGGCGGTCAGAGGGGAGCTTTGAGGGTGGATAGGCCTCTCTCTGTAAATTCCAACCCCAAGTCTTCTGTCAAATCCAAGTCTTTGCCTGGTTCTGGGCCCCGCCGGAACAGCACCGGCTCCaccggcggcggcggcggttcTGCTGGAGCTGCTGCTGCTAAAAATGATAATACAGGAG TTCTTGGAAGAGTCCGAGTAGCTGTAAGATTGCGACCACATAATGATGAGGAAATGGTTGCAGATGCTGATTTTGCGGACTGCGTAGAATTGCAACCAGAG CTAAAAAGGTTGAAACTTCGGAAGAACAATTGGGACACAGATACTTATGAATTCGATGAAGTGCTCACTGAGTTTGCATCCCAAAAGCGTGTTTATGAAGTAGTGGCAAAGCCTGTGGTTGAG AGTGTTTTGGACGGTTACAATGGAACGGTCATGGCATATGGCCAGACCGGTACAGGGAAAACATATACTCTTGGACGACTTGGAGAGGAAGACACTGCTGCTCGTGGAATTATGGTTCGTGCTATGGAGGATATTTTAGCAGATGTATCTCTGGAATCTGATTCTTTGTCCGTCTCGTATTTGCAG CTTTACATGGAAACCATACAGGACCTACTTGATCCTGCGAACGATAACATTTCGATTGTGGAAGACCCAAAGACTGGTGATGTTTCAGTACCAGGGGCTAGCCTAGTCGAAATCAGGGACCAGCAGAGTTTTGTAGAACTACTAAGATTAGGGGAGGCTCACCGCTTTGCtacaaatacaaaattaaatacTGAATCTTCCCGTAGTCATGCTATTCTGATG GTAAACGTAAAGAAGTCTGTCAAGGGAAGAGATTCGGCTCTTTCAAGCCAAAATGGGAACAATTCTCACGTGGTTAAAAGTCTAAAGGCTCCTGTTGTTCGAAAGAGCAAGTTGGTTGTGGTGGATCTTGCTGGTTCAGAGCGCATTGACAAATCAG GAAGTGAAGGACATACACTAGAAGAAGCCAAATCAATTAATCTCTCCTTAAGTGCACTGGGAAAGTGTATTAATGCATTGGCAGAGAATAGTTCACATGTTCCAGTCCGAGATTCAAAACTCACAAGATTGCTTAGGGATTCATTTGGAG GCACAGCAAGAACTTCACTGGTTATTACTATTGGTCCATCCCCACGTCATCGAGGAGAGACAGCTAGCACCATCATGTTTGGACAGCGG GCTATGAAAGTGGAAAATATGTTGAAATTGAAGGAAGAATTTGACTACAAAAGTTTGGCCAGGAGGCTAGATATACAATTAGACAAAATCATTGCGGAACATGAAAGGCAGCAGAAAGTATTTGAGGATGAGATGGAAAGAATAAGCATACAAGCCCAAAATCGGATCTCAGATGTTGAAAGGAACTATGCAGACGCACTAGAG AAGGAAAGATTGAAATATCAGAAAGACTATATGGAATCAATAAAGAAGCTCGAAGAGCAGTTGGTGATTACTCAGAAAAAGCATGGCAGTGAAAAAATCACAAATGGACATGAGGACAATGGCTCTAACGTGACGTCAAGCAAGGAG AGTTGCAGGCTGCATGTTGAGGAAATTGACGACCTAACAAAGTTGCTCCAGAAAGAGACTATGCTTAGGAAGGCTGCTGAAGAGGAAGTGCAAAATCTTAAAAGTCAATTGACTCAGTGGAAAAGGTCAGAG GCAGCTGGAAACTCCGAGATCTTAAAACTTCGTAAGATGTTGGAAGATGAGGAACATCAGAAAGAGAAACTTGAAGGAGAAATAGCAAGACTACACAGTCAATTGTTGCAACTAAGTTTTGAAGCTGATGAG ACAAGTCAACAACTAGACAGGAGTGGGCCGGGAAAAATTGGTGGTCTTGAGTCCCTTATGACTCAAGTTAGGCAACCGCAGCTTAAAGATTCAGGAAATGGGGAGAAAGCCTCGATAGCAAAACTCTTTGAACAAG TGGGATTGCATAAGATCTTGTCGTTGCTTGAAGCAGAAGATAATGATGTGCGGATTCATGCTGTTAAAGTTGTAGCAAATCTTGCTGCTGAAG AAACAAATCAGGAGAGAATAGTAGAAGCTGGTGGTCTTACATCCTTGTTGATGCTACTTGAAAACTCTGAGGATGAAACCATACATAGAGTTGCTGCTGGTGCAATCGCAAATCTAGCGATGAATG AAACCAACCAGGAGCTGATAATGACTCAAGGGGGAATTAGTTTGTTATCTATGACAGCAGCCCACGGTAAAGATCCCCAAACCCTTCGAATGGTTGCTGGTGCCATTGCTAATCTATGTGGAAACG ATAAATTACAGAATAAGCTACGGGGTGAAGGTGGCATCAAGGCGTTGCTAGGAATGGTCAGATGTGGACATCCTGATGTTCTTGCACAAGTTGCTCGAGGAATAGCAAACTTTGCAAAATGCGAGTCTAGAGCATCTACACAAG GTACCAAGACTGGAAAGTCTCTTCTGATTGAAGATGGCGCGCTTGCATGGATTGTGCAGAATGCTAGCAATGACGCCTCACCAATCAAACGCCACATTGAACTTGCACTCTGTCACTTAGCGCAACATG AAGTGAATGCTAAAGACATGATCACTAGTGGTGCCCTGTGGGAGCTGGTCCGCATTTCTCGAGATTGTTCACACGAAGACATAAGAAATCTTGCATATCGAACACTAACTTCGAGCCCTACCTTCCAAGCTGAACTGCGGCGGCTACGGATTGATAACTGA